CGGATTTTATTCAAGTCAACCTATCATGCAAAAGGGTCTTGTTTCCATAAATCCATCATTTGATCTCAACTCAATATCAAACGCCCGTTACGCAGCATATCCATTAATTAAAGGTTACGACCAAATAGAACAAAGCCTAAATCAAAATAGAATTAATAATCACTACTATACATTTGGATGGAGTGGGCTATTAAGTCAAAGTAGAAGGCGAAAAGAAGCCATAAGATTTTATAATGCCTTATCTGAAGAAATAGATAAATACAAATTGCTTGGGAAAAATGTACAAATTAAAATACTTACACACAGTCACGGTGGCAATTTGGCATTAAACTTAGCTGCCGTACACGCCATTATGAATAATTTTGAAAATATAGATCTTTTAATTAACAATGCGATAAATGAAGATCAAAAAGAAGCCTATAAATTAATGTATGAACAAATAAAAACATTACCCAAAAAGAGTAGTTTAACAGGCTTAAAAGGTCAAAAATTTTTGGACTATTTTCCGGAAAAAAAAGATTTTAAAATTAGTGAACTCTTAATGTTTGGATGTCCAATTCAACCGGAAACGGAGCCTTTGGTTTTAAATAATTTTTTCGGACATATTTATAATATTTATTCTGAAGAAGATGTTGTTCAAGATCTGGATGTATTTTCTACAAAAAAAGAAAGTAAAAAAAGATTAAAAATTTTGAAAAAAGTAGATCTTAGTAAATTAAGAACTAAACCTGAAATAACCCAAATAAAAATTATGATAGAAAGAGATATTAGAAAAAATAAATTGGAATCTCAAAAAATATTTAGTCTTGCACAAACTGAAACAACCACAAATAATAGCAATCACAATGACGGTTTTATAAAAAAATTACTTTCAAATAAAGTTTTGTTTTCCAAAAAAACCATGGACCCATCTCACAAAGAGATGTGGTTTGTGTCATGGGAAAAATCAAAAAATAAAGATGCAAATGCACTTGAAATAATACCGTGCGTCACATTTATGCCATTAATATTAAATGCCGTAAAAAGTATGGCAAAATTTACAAATGATATTGATATAAACCTAAGATTAACTGCCAGAAATTTAAAAGTTTATGCATTTAAGCACAAAGAAAAAATAAAAATGACCACAAATAAAATGACCGTACCAAGAAATTTGGTTGATTCAATTAAAACAAAATTACTTGAATGGCGACCTGAAGATATTTCCGTTACTAAGCAATTTGATACAATTAAAAACTATCAAGCTCAAAATTAATTTTTAAATAACAGAAATAAGTGGTAATTTTCTGACAAAATTGTATCCTATTTTTTTAATGAGAAATTAAAATTCAAAAATTGAGAGATTGTTTGGAGCTTTATGTTATCTAAAAATTTAAACGTAAAGAGTTTTATACTCTTTTTTTTGTGTCTTATATTTAATACAAATATCTTAAATGCAGATTTAAACGATAATTCAAATAAAATAAATAAAATAAAAATTTTTGGTAATAAACACGTAAAAAAATATTTAATAATAAATAAGTTGCCTTGGAAAGTTGGCGAAAATTTCGATGAAACAAAAACGGCAATGACTATAAATAACATATATTCACTAGGCTATTTCAAACAAATAAAAATAGAAAAAGAGATCTTAAAAAATTCAAAAGTAAATTTATTTATTACCGTAGAAGAAAAAGATTTATTGGCAAATTTGGAGTTTGAAGGCAACAAAACAATAAGCTCCGATAAAATAAGAAAAGAATTGGCACTCGATAAATTGATTACAATAGATGATGAAACATTGGAAAAAATTTCAACAGGCATCAAAAAATTGTATGCAGACGAGAGTTTTCATAATATAAAAATTGAAACAAAAATAATTCCTGATGCAAAAATAGAAAAAAAATCTTCTGCCAAATTTATAATAACTGAAGGCATTAGATCGGTTATTGTCAGTGTAAACTTTGTAGGCAATAATCAAATTTCAGATCGCAAATTAAGAAAAATGATTTCAACACGCGAAGAATGGCTTTTAGGATTTTTAGATGATGCCGGTAAATATAAAAAAGACGACCTTGAAATGGATAAACACAGAATTGAATATATTTACAAAGATTTGGGATATCTTACAACAAGTGTGCCTAAAGTTGATGTAGATTTTTCAGAACAAGATAAAAAAATTAAAGTTACATTTCATATAAAAGAAGGCGACCAATTTATTATTGCAAAAATAAATACTGTCGTTGACGATGAAGTTTCCGACTCGGATCAGCGTGAATATATTACACTTGATGAAAACAAACCATACTGCCAATCAAAGATGTTGGAAACAATCACAAATCTAAAAAATCTTTGGGGTAAATTAGGTTATATCAATGCTGACGTCTATCCGCAAGTAATTCCTGATGAACAAACCAAAACGGTTGAAATAAATTTTGACGTTGAAAAAGGCAAAAAAATATATGTAAACAGAATAGATATTTCAGGAAACACTTACACCAGAGATAAAGTAATAAGAAGACAAATTGATCTTGAAGAGGGAGATCTTATTACAACCAAAAAATTAAATGCTTCACAAGCGAATGTTGAATATTTGAGTTACTTTGAACGAGGCGGAGTAAATTGGAAAATTCACAGACTAAGTGAAGATAAAGCAAATTTGGAAATGAACATAAAAGAAACTAAAACAGGAAGTGCAAATATCGGATTAACCTATGGTAGTGACAGATTTAATCCACAACCATCGGTAAAAGTTCGCGGTAACATTGAAAAGAAAAATTTATTTGGATTAGGCTTTGACGTTGGCGGAACAATTCAAGCAAGCAGACATCATATTCAAGACATATCCGCAACATTTTTTGATCCGGCAATTTTAGATTCGGATTCATCCGTTTTTGCAACAATATATAAACGCTGGGAAGAATATGAACAATGGACAAACGTTACGGTAATGCCAAAAGAAAAAACAACAGGAGGTAGCGGAAGATTTGGTTTTTACTTACCACAACTTGATAAACGTTTACAATTTTTAACAGAACTTGGAATAGAAAGCATTTCAAATAATAATCCACATGCAAAAGGTCCAAACGCAGCAATATTTGAACCTATTGTCAGACAAAAATTTCAAGAAGGAACTTTAGCTTGGCTTTGTTTTGATTTGATAAAAGATACACGTAATCATAAGGTTTATCCAAACTCCGGATACAAAACAATTTTACACACCAAATTAGCACCACCTGCAGTAAATGAAGAATACAGTTTTTTAAAGGCAGAACTTGAAGGCAGCTGGTATACACCGTTAATCGGAGATGACAATTTAGTTTTGGGTATGCATGCAAAATTTGGTGTAGTTGAACCTGTTGGCGGTACTTATTATATTACACAAATAGATTCGGACGGCATTGCTTCAAAAGTTGAAAAAAGAAAAATTATACCATATAAAGAATTATTCAATATGGGTGGACAAGATACGGTAAGAGGCTTTGTTTGGGGTAGCATCGGACCTGCATGGACTACAGGCGCAAATGATCAGAATGGTAGTCCAATGGGAAGTAAATATATGTTCCAATTTAATGCAGAATTAATATTCCCATTGATTCCGGACTACTCAATGAAGGGGCATTTCTTCTATGATGCCGGTGCCGGATGGGATACGCCAAAAGATGCAATTACGCAAGAAGATAGAGCTTACATAAAACGCGATAGATTTAAATTACGTCATGCTGTCGGCTTTGGATTAAATTTAACACAACCTGTTCCTGCAAAAATTGACTGGGGATATAAACTTGATAGAGACAAGGCTGCCGGTGAATCGCCAAGTGAGTTTCATATTAGTATGAATTATGCATTTTAAAAAAGTATAAAAATAATCGGAGGGCGATAGCCCTCCTCTACCACAATACCGCATTGCTACGCAACGCTCAATCGAATTTATATCTTAACGCGAACTCGATAATTAATTTTTAGCAAAAAGTAGCTTAAATACTCAAAAAATAGCTAAAGTGCGCCGCAGGCTTTTGTCATCCTGAACTTGATTCAGGATCCAGTCCCAAGCATCTTTCGCCCAAAGCAGACGCATTGGGCTACCATAATATCGCATTGCATTCGCAACGCTACTCGAATTTTTTTAATTAGCGTGAACTAGATAATTAAATATTTAATTTTGCAAAAAACTTTAATTATAATTAAAAATAAACATAGTTTTTAGATTAATTAATTATCGAATTCGCGTTAAATACATACCAAATTGCAATAAGCTACTTGTGATTTTTAAAAAAGTTTACTACACTTTGTGCCTTAATAAACTTTATATTTTAAAAGTGTAATAACATGAAATATTTTTCTTATATATTTTTAATACTAATATTTTTTGATCTGCAAACGGTTGCAACGCAATTAGTTGCAGCGCAATCAAAGCATACATTAACAAAATCAGATATTAAAAATTTAACACCGGACCAAAAAAAAGAATTAGTCGATTTTTTTAAAGAAAAATATAAAACAATAGAGAACGAATCAGACAAAGAAGAAATTAAAAAACTTTTAGATTTCATAGAATCAAATAGCAGTATATCTAATTTTTCTAAAATCAAAAATGCAATAAAATATGCACTAACTCATACAATAACAAAAGCTGCAATATCTTTAATTTCGATAATTGCCATTATTTATGAAATTAAAAAGATTAAAAACAAAAAAGCTGATAAACTTTTAAATTCAAATAAAATAAGTAAAAGTTATGAACAAGTTACAAGAGAAATATTTGATGAAAAAGCTGATCCGTGCTTATGCTTAAGTGACATGAAATATTTAAAAGAATTTAGACGAGAATATCCGAATGCCAAATGTTACACTTATAATGTTGATGGCACACCGGTTATAGTTAGTAATTAAGTTTGATAGTAAAATAAAAAGCTGATAATTATGCACAAAATATTTAAAAAAATATTTTTTTTAATTCTTATTTTCAAAAGCTATTCATTCGCTCAAGCTGAAAATAAACTTACTATAAAATCTGTAGATGTTCAAAATATGTTGATTGAAAAACTTGAAGAGATAAAATCGTCAGAAAACTCAAAAGCTGATGCTATAAGCGAACTAAAAAACAATCTAAAAGAAACATATGTTCAGATAGATAATGTGCAAGAAAAAGAATTATTAAATAATCTTTTAGCTCAACTTTCAGCTAAAAAACCGGAAAAATACACTATCAAAAGAACTATTTTAAAATCTATTGAACAATTTGTTATGCATTCGACACCAAAACTTATAATATGTGCAACAATAATAATAGTTTTATATCAACTAAAAGGAATAATATCAGCATCTGAAACAATCGTATTTTTGGAACAAATTGATCAAATAGCATCAACTATGAATTGGGGTAAATTTTGGGATGCATTTCCTGCGATTGCAACAACAGCAACAAGTCTTTTTGGTGGTATAGCCGGAGTCATTACAACAATAATCTCTTGGCTTTAATAATTTAAAATAAACAAAGAGTAGTTTTATGAATTTAAATTTTATTTCAAAAATTATTTTTATTTTCTTATTTTTTTCAAAATTAAATTTGTCAGCCAAACCAAACCCGTTTTCTAAAATAGAAATAAGCAGTAATAGCGCTACAGTTTGCAAAGATTCGAAAATTAAAAATCTATTTAATTTTACATATCAAGAAAATGTTTTGGTAAAATTTGCTGACGATAGCACAGCCAAGGCTCAAGAACTTGAAGTTAAATTAAACACGGATAAAAACACTCAAGTTAATAAAGAAGTTAAAGACAACTTATCTTTAATAGAAAAAATTACTTTTAAAAAAAATGTCGTAGTTCAAAATGAAAATAAAACTATTTGCGCAGATATGGCTGTAATTTTTCCAAAATCTAAA
The nucleotide sequence above comes from Candidatus Dependentiae bacterium. Encoded proteins:
- the bamA gene encoding outer membrane protein assembly factor BamA — its product is MLSKNLNVKSFILFFLCLIFNTNILNADLNDNSNKINKIKIFGNKHVKKYLIINKLPWKVGENFDETKTAMTINNIYSLGYFKQIKIEKEILKNSKVNLFITVEEKDLLANLEFEGNKTISSDKIRKELALDKLITIDDETLEKISTGIKKLYADESFHNIKIETKIIPDAKIEKKSSAKFIITEGIRSVIVSVNFVGNNQISDRKLRKMISTREEWLLGFLDDAGKYKKDDLEMDKHRIEYIYKDLGYLTTSVPKVDVDFSEQDKKIKVTFHIKEGDQFIIAKINTVVDDEVSDSDQREYITLDENKPYCQSKMLETITNLKNLWGKLGYINADVYPQVIPDEQTKTVEINFDVEKGKKIYVNRIDISGNTYTRDKVIRRQIDLEEGDLITTKKLNASQANVEYLSYFERGGVNWKIHRLSEDKANLEMNIKETKTGSANIGLTYGSDRFNPQPSVKVRGNIEKKNLFGLGFDVGGTIQASRHHIQDISATFFDPAILDSDSSVFATIYKRWEEYEQWTNVTVMPKEKTTGGSGRFGFYLPQLDKRLQFLTELGIESISNNNPHAKGPNAAIFEPIVRQKFQEGTLAWLCFDLIKDTRNHKVYPNSGYKTILHTKLAPPAVNEEYSFLKAELEGSWYTPLIGDDNLVLGMHAKFGVVEPVGGTYYITQIDSDGIASKVEKRKIIPYKELFNMGGQDTVRGFVWGSIGPAWTTGANDQNGSPMGSKYMFQFNAELIFPLIPDYSMKGHFFYDAGAGWDTPKDAITQEDRAYIKRDRFKLRHAVGFGLNLTQPVPAKIDWGYKLDRDKAAGESPSEFHISMNYAF